In Cataglyphis hispanica isolate Lineage 1 chromosome 10, ULB_Chis1_1.0, whole genome shotgun sequence, a genomic segment contains:
- the LOC126852550 gene encoding scavenger receptor class B member 1 produces the protein MRVHRGICAKLQGGFLRRWWAAVAIGAMLIILAAVLAVLFPSIIDFVLDKELAIQEGGRTYKFWKEPPVVPRMQIYIYNVTNADEFLNNGEKPVLQELGPYVYLQHWEKVDIKFNDNGTVSYKVKKTFTFDEELSAGCHEDLVVVPNVPMLSATSQSKHAARFLRLAMASIMDILKIKPFVEVSVEQLLWGYEDPLLKLAKDVVPKEQKLPYDQFGLLYGKNSTMPDLYTIFTGANDITKFGMMDRWNGKDGLGFWTTPECDSVMGTDGSIFPPHITKETVLKVFDKDLCRTLPLVFQREVIAAGGIPGYRFSPPTNVFTSEENLPSQKCYCPAGPPCAPEGTFNVSQCQYDSPVLLTFPHFYLADPALREAVTGISPPEAEKHQLYIDVQPIMGTAMKARARIQINLAVSQVRDIKQVASFPDIVFPIMWFEDCVDELPQEMRTLLKLVVDLPPVAHAAVSGALAAIGAIVLLGAFMCLARAAKRQEKLHLSSPLPANATSTKTGQLNLAFSK, from the exons GGGCGGCCGTTGCGATCGGAGCTATGCTGATAATCCTGGCGGCCGTTTTGGCGGTACTATTTCCGAGTATCATCGATTTCGTCCTCGATAAAGAGCTCGCGATACAAGAGGGCGGTCGTACGTACAAGTTTTGGAAGGAACCGCCGGTGGTACCGCGCATGCAGATCTACATCTATAACGTGACGAACGCTGACGAATTTCTGAATAACGGCGAGAAACCGGTGCTGCAGGAATTGGGCCCGTACGTTTATTTGCAACACTGGGAAAAAGTCGACATTAAATTCAACGACAATGGCACTGTTAGCTATAAAGTCAAGAAAACATTTACCTTCGACGAG GAACTATCGGCCGGTTGTCACGAAGATCTCGTAGTCGTGCCAAATGTTCCCATGCTGTCGGCTACCAGTCAATCGAAACACGCTGCTCGTTTTCTACGGCTCGCGATGGCGTCCATCATGGACATCCTCAAGATTAAGCCGTTCGTCGAGGTGTCGGTCGAGCAACTGCTCTGGGGTTACGAGGATCCCCTGCTGAAACTGGCCAAAGACGTCGTGCCCAAGGAGCAGAAGCTGCCGTACGATCAGTTCGGTCTGCTCTACGGCAAGAACTCCACCATGCCGGATCTCTACACGATATTCACGGGCGCCAACGATATCACGAAATTCGGAATGATGGACAGATGGAACGGCAAGGACGGCCTCGGCTTCTGGACCACGCCAGAATGCGATTCCGTCATGGGCACCGATGGCAGTATCTTCCCGCCCCACATCACCAAGGAGACCGTGCTCAAGGTCTTCGACAAGGATCTCTGCAGGACGTTGCCACTGGTTTTTCag cgtGAAGTAATAGCCGCCGGAGGAATTCCCGGTTATAGATTTTCTCCCCCGACAAATGTCTTCACCTCAGAAGAGAATTTACCGTCGCAGAAATGTTACTGTCCAGCTGGACCACCTTGTGCACCAGAAGGCACATTTAACGTTTCCCAGTGCCAGTACGACTCGCCAGTTCTTCTCACATTCCCGCATTTCTATCTTG CCGATCCGGCTTTACGAGAGGCTGTGACGGGCATATCGCCACCAGAAGCCGAAAAACATCAGCTCTACATTGATGTGCAGCCGATAATGGGCACGGCTATGAAAGCACGAGCGAGGATACAAATCAATCTCGCGGTTAGCCAGGTGCGAGATATCAAACAGGTCGCTTCGTTCCCCGACATCGTTTTTCCCATTATGTGGTTCGAAGAT TGCGTCGACGAGCTACCTCAGGAGATGCGCACCTTGCTGAAATTGGTGGTGGACCTGCCTCCGGTGGCCCACGCCGCGGTTTCCGGCGCCCTCGCCGCCATCGGGGCGATCGTCCTCCTCGGGGCATTCATGTGCTTGGCACGTGCCGCCAAACGTCAGGAGAAGCTGCATCTCAGCAGTCCGTTGCCGGCGAACGCGACCAGCACCAAGACTGGCCAGCTGAATCTAGCCTTCAGCaagtaa
- the LOC126852553 gene encoding scavenger receptor class B member 1-like — protein sequence MTISVTDTALDIEKKAMKHCTRRNRFHSWLTWIYCGTFLMSFASFYAFWYTDTFSNYVFSHMELRNGTRTFNLWQHPPIQIEYRIHIFNYTNVKEFETGRASKLRVQELGPYVYQEKKDRVNVVLLENGTVSFQEKRSFVWVGGRPDNDTIVVPNVLLMFATAFVRDRSFAVRFVTNTVLSTLQERSFINETAGGFIWGHDNRLFHMAKPLMMFERNISFDKFGILVTRDGVSKDRITMGSGSRTIDNLGMIERVNGIDDRHIWNDKRCDKIMGSDGSMIPPRLIEDTSKTLYIYSQEMCRSLPFHFTEQVTTYGIPSLRYKFTPDAFNFSDPQNKCFCQKVNGLRVCPPTGLFNISACNYGMPLLSSFPHFYGADKSLLEQIDGLNPRQEDHESYVDLHGRIATPMAGWSRTQLNLEVRKAIGVPFLGRLKDGAILPLIWIEMGIDKMPESMLEIFQGAHFTIANVEMALQWCSLTAMILSLGALVIYLWKCRVQREKSQVSRKLFV from the exons ATGACAATCTCGGTGACCGATACCGCGCTCGATATCGAGAAAAAAGCGATGAAGCATTGTACTCGACGCAATCGCTTTCACAGCTGGCTGACTTGGATCTATTGCGGCACGTTCCTGATGAGCTTCGCGAGCTTCTACGCTTTTTGGTACACCGACACCTTTTCCAACTATGTGTTTTCGCATATGGAACTCCGCAATGGCACTCGTACCTTCAACCTATGGCAGCATCCACCCATCCAGATTGAGTACAGGATTCACATCTTCAATTACACAAACGTAAAGGAGTTTGAGACGGGCAGAGCGAGCAAGCTGCGCGTCCAAGAGCTCGGTCCTTACGTCTACCAGGAGAAAAAGGATCGTGTGAACGTGGTGCTGCTCGAGAACGGTACGGTGAGCTTCCAGGAGAAGAGATCATTCGTGTGGGTAGGGGGTAGACCCGACAACGACACCATCGTGGTGCCGAACGTGCTATTGATGTTCGCCACTGCGTTCGTCCGGGATCGGAGCTTTGCGGTGCGTTTCGTCACCAACACGGTGTTGTCAACCCTGCAAGAGCGATCCTTTATCAATGAGACGGCCGGCGGTTTCATCTGGGGACACGACAACCGTCTCTTTCACATGGCCAAACCACTGATGATGTTCGAGCGTAACATATCGTTCGACAAATTCGGTATCTTGGTTACA AGAGATGGTGTTAGTAAGGATCGCATCACGATGGGCTCGGGATCGCGAACAATCGACAATCTCGGCATGATCGAGCGAGTGAATGGGATAGACGATCGGCACATTTGGAACGATAAGAGGTGCGATAAAATCATGGGTAGTGACGGCAGCATGATTCCACCGCGTCTAATAGAGGACACGAGCAAAACCCTTTACATATATTCTCAGGAAATGTGCAGGAGTCTACCCTTTCATTTTACCGAACAAGTGACCACCTACGGCATACCTTCTCTAAG GTATAAATTCACACCGGATGCCTTCAACTTTTCGGACCCGCAAAACAAATGCTTTTGCCAAAAGGTGAACGGCTTAAGAGTTTGCCCGCCCACGGGACTCTTTAATATTTCCGCTTGCAATTATGGTATGCCTTTGCTTTCGTCATTTCCGCATTTTTATGGCGCCGACAAATCCTTACTGGAGCAAATAGACGGCTTGAATCCTCGGCAGGAAGATCACGAGAGTTACGTAGATTTACATGGG CGCATCGCGACTCCCATGGCCGGTTGGTCAAGAACGCAGCTGAATCTGGAGGTGCGAAAAGCAATTGGCGTGCCGTTTCTCGGAAGATTGAAGGACGGCGCTATTCTTCCGCTCATCTGGATAGAGATGGGGATAGACAAGATGCCGGAATCGATGCTGGAGATCTTTCAAGGCGCGCATTTCACAATTGCCAATGTGGAGATGGCTCTGCAATGGTGCAGTCTCACAGCCATGATACTCTCCCTGGGCGCGCTGGTCATCTATCTCTGGAAGTGTCGCGTCCAACGCGAGAAGAGTCAAGTTTCAAGAAAATTGTTCGTCTGA
- the LOC126852538 gene encoding ATPase family AAA domain-containing protein 3A homolog, producing the protein MSWLFGYRNSQPPQDFSQFVAQPPPGAGGGDSVNGGGNNPPSRISSSQMEAYRFDSAALERAASAAKELERSKHAREALDLSKMQETTRQVELQTEMKKYEASIEQFKVEQKRVDAEERRKTMQEETKQHQMRAQYQDQLSRKRYEDQLIQQQKMNDENLRRQEESVAKQEAMRKATIEHEMELRHKNEMRKLEAELKAKAKVDRENQDLNLEQIRLKAAEKRITVLESIKTAGSVLGSGAKAMLEDRDKILAAAGGLSLVALGIYTAKSSTGVVSRYIESRLGKPSLVRETSRFTFLDTIQHPIQAVKKLKSKQTDALSGVILAPKLEERLRDIAIATKNTKQNRGMYRNILMHGPPGTGKTMFAKKLAEHSGMDYAIVTGGDLAPLGRDGVTAIHKVFDWALTSRKGLLLFIDEADAFLRKRSSEHISEDLRAMLNAFLYRTGEQSNKFMLVLASNTPEQFDWAVNDRLDEMVEFRLPGREERERLVRLYFDKFVLQPAIEGNKRLKVAQFDYSSLCSKMADLTEGMSGRELAKLGVTWQAAAYASEDGVLTEKMVMDRCLEAIKQHKQKVQWQSEQEKQESKSIYAAEDDAVVRSTSKVPAIEPCPENTIATA; encoded by the exons atgtcgtgGCTATTCGGCTATCGGAATTCGCAGCCGCCGCAGGATTTCTCGCAATTCGTCGCGCAACCGCCACCCGGTGCGGGTGGCGGCGACAGCGTCAACGGTGGCGGTAACAACCCTCCGTCGAGGATCAGCAGCTCTCAAATGGAAGCGTACAGATTCGATTCGGCCGCCCTGGAACGGGCCGCCTCGGCTGCCAAGGAACTCGAACGATCCA aacaTGCAAGAGAAGCCTTGGATCTATCTAAAATGCAAGAAACCACAAGACAAGTGGAATTGCAGACTGAAATGAAGAAATACGAAGCCAGTATTGAACAGTTTAAAGTGGAGCAAAAACGAGTGGATGCtgaggaaagaagaaaaactaTGCAAGAAGAGACAAAGCAACATCAAATGAGAGCACAGTATCAAGATCAATTGTCTAGAAAGCGTTACGAGGATCAATTAATCCAGCAACAAAAGATGAACGACGAAAATCTGAGAAGGCAAGAGGAATCGGTAGCCAAACAAGAAGCCATGAGAAAAGCTACGATAGAGCACGAGATGGAATTGAGGCATAAGAACGAGATGAGGAAACTAGAGGCAGAATTAAAGGCCAAAGCAAAAGTTGACAGAGAAAATCAAGATCTTAATTTGGAACAGATTAGATTGAAAGCTGCAGAGAAGAGGATTACCGTTTTAGAATCTATAAA aacaGCCGGCTCAGTATTAGGCTCGGGAGCCAAAGCCATGCTAGAAGATCGGGATAAGATCCTCGCGGCGGCGGGCGGTTTGTCACTTGTAGCCCTCGGAATATACACTGCCAAGAGTTCGACTGGCGTAGTATCGCGCTACATCGAGTCTCGCTTAGGGAAACCGTCATTGGTACGTGAGACATCTAGATTTACGTTCCTCGATACCATCCAGCATCCAATTCAAGCGGTGAAGAAGTTGAAAAGCAAACAGACCGACGCGCTGTCCGGCGTAATTCTTGCACCGAAACTTGAGGAGAGGCTGCGCGACATCGCGATAGCCACGAAAAACACGAAGCAAAATCGCGGCATGTATAGAAACATACTGATGCACGGTCCGCCAGGAACTGGTAAGACTATGTTCGCTAAGAAACTGGCCGAACACTCTGGTATGGATTACGCGATCGTGACGGGTGGTGATTTGGCGCCGTTGGGTAGAGACGGCGTGACTGCCATTCACAAGGTGTTCGATTGGGCATTGACGTCTCGAAAGGGATTATTGCTGTTCATCGACGAGGCGGACGCATTTCTAAGAAAACGCTCGAGCGAGCATATCTCGGAGGATCTCCGAGCGATGTTGAACGCGTTCCTGTACCGGACCGGTGAACAGAGCAACAAGTTTATGCTGGTGCTTGCGTCGAATACGCCCGAGCAGTTCGATTGGGCGGTAAACGATCGACTGGACGAGATGGTGGAGTTCCGTCTTCCGGGTCGCGAGGAACGCGAACGTCTGGTCCGCCTGTACTTTGACAAATTTGTCCTGCAACCGGCGATCGAGGGTAATAAGAGACTGAAAGTTGCGCAATTCGACTACAGCTCGCTGTGTAGCAAAATGGCCGATCTGACAGAAGGAATGTCTGGACGAGAGTTGGCAAAACTCGGGGTCACCTGGCAAGCAGCGGCCTATGCTTCAGAGGACGGCGTGTTAACGGAAAAGATGGTCATGGATAGGTGTCTCGAAGCCATTAAGCAGCACAAACAGAAG GTACAATGGCAAAGCGAGCAAGAGAAGCAAGAATCGAAGTCAATATATGCCGCGGAGGACGACGCAGTTGTCCGTTCGACTTCAAAAGTTCCGGCAATAGAACCATGTCCGGAAAATACAATAGCTACAGCCTAG